AACAATATTCCGTTAGTGGCTTTTATCAAGTCAATGCTGATATCAACGATAACTTGTCAGTTAATGCAGGCGTGCGTCATGATTACATGAATGTAGACGTAAACAGCGACTTAACGATAAATAGTGGCGATAACAGCGACAGCATTACCAATTTCAAAGCGGGTTTGAGTTATCAATTTAACGAACAATGGCAAACCTACGCTAACTGGGGACAATCATTTCACTCTAATGATGCTCGCGGGGCAACAATAAGTATTGACCCTGTAACGAATGAAGCGGCGGAAACCGTAGATTTACTGGTGCAAGGTCAAGGCGCAGAAGTAGGAGTAAGAGTGGCAGAATATGAAAACTACAACGCCTCTCTTTCACTTTGGTGGTTAGAGAATGATTCTGAACTAGTGTTTGTTGGTGACGCCGGTAATACAGAAGCTAGTCGTGCTTCTAAGCGTTATGGTGCTGAATTTTCTGCGCTATATTGGCTTTCGTCAGAAATTGTCGCGGATGTTGAACTTGCATGGACAAAATCACGCTTTACCGAAGACGACGTTGGCGAAGGAAATTACATTGACGGTTCACTCCCTTTTGTTGCAAGTGTAGGTATAAGTTGGCACATCAATGACAGCTTCAACACAAGCATGCGTTTAAGACACTTTGGTAAACGTACACTTGATAGTTTCAACCACAACCAGTCAGACACATTCAGTGTTGTGAATATGAATGCGCAATACTTATTATCCGATTGGAAATTCAATGTCTCAGTATTAAATCTATTCGACAGTAATGATCATGATATTGATTATTTATATGAAAGTCGTTTACCCGGAGAAAGCGAGACAGGCGAAGAAGATGTTCATTTTCATCCAATAGAACCACGAACAATACGCGCAAGTGTCACCTACTTATTCTAATCACCAATACGTTAAGCTGAGGTAGATAACTGCCTCAGCGCAAATTTTTAATCAAATAAAACAAGCGCCTCTCTACAAAAGCCGGCAACGATACCTTTACATTTTTTTGCCATAATTGTTCATCACATTGCCCTTTTTCTCCCCTAAATAAGCCACTTCTTTCATGTTTAATAAAACCTATTAAACATGGAGGATCTCATGAACACGCATACCCGACTGATTATTACACTTGTCATACTCACAATAGCGCTTAGCGCCTCATTTTATCTTAATGGTAAACATTCCGAGAGCACGAGCCAATTTAATGTTGATCTGTCATATAAAACAGTTTCATCTAGCAAGCCACTATTACAAGTAGAACAATATGGGCAAGTACAACAAGGAAGCTTTTTTCTACAACAAGAAAACAAACAGGGGTATTTGCTTTCACCTTTATTAGATACCAAGGTAGATATTACGGTTACAGGGCTTATTGCTCGGGCTGTGGTAACGCAACAATTTACCAACTCAACAAATGATTGGGTCAACGGAATTTATGTTTTTCCATTACCCGAAAATGCTGCGGTTGATCATTTAACGATGGACATTGGCGATCGCACAATCGTTGGAAAAATTCAGCCTAAACAAAAAGCCAGAAAATTATATCAACAAGCAAAATCTGACGGGAAAAAAGCCAGTCTATTAGTACAAAATCGCTCAAACCTGTTTACCAATCATGTTGCAAACATAGGCCCCGGTGACACAATAAGGGTCACTATTGAATACCAACAAGCGATAACGTTTGAAAACAATATGTTTAGCTTGCGATTTCCTACTACTGTTACCCAACGCTACTTACCCGCTTCTCCTTTAAACAGCGAACAAAAATCTATTGATGAAAGTGGTTGGGGGATCACTCAGCCAACTTTCAATAACAATACTGTTGATGCACAAGAAGAAGCTGCACCGCCCATGCATAAAGTTGCCATGAACATCACTCTCAATAGCGGTTTCGAACTTAATAACATTGAAAGCGAACAACATCCTATCATCACGAATAAAGTGACATCTAGCCAATATAAAGTGCAACTAGAACAAGATATGATTGCAAACCAAGATTTCGTACTTCAATGGCAAGCAAAACCTACTCATCAACCAACAGCAGCGCATTTTAGCCAAACAACAGAAAATGGTCACTACGGTATGATAATGCTTATGCCGCCACAACTTACCGACAATGCTACACCGCTAAATCGAGAAGTCGTTTTCGTAATTGATACCTCTGGCTCTATGGCAGGCACTTCAATTAAACAAGCTAAAAACGCACTTGCATGGGCTATTTCAGATCTTGCAGCCACTGATACTTTTAATGTCATAGCATTTAACAGTACCGCCAATAAAGTATTTCAACATTCCATGCCCGCCAATCGTGCATATAAAAATTCTGCCATGCAATATATTGAACAATTAAATGCAAATGGGGGCACCGAAATACTGTCGGCACTGCAACTTTCATTAGGCCACCAAAGGCCCAACCCAGCTAGAATACGGCAAGTTATTTTTATTACTGATGGCGCAGTAGGTAATGAAGCCGAATTATTTACCTATATCAACAATCATTTAAATCAAAGCCGACTTTTCACCGTAGGAATAGGTTCTGCACCTAACAGTTACTTTATGACTGAAGCAGCCTTGATGGGTAAAGGAACCTATACCTATGTAAATTCTGTAAACACGGTGCAAGCTAAAATGAAGCAACTTTTTGGCAAACTTAAACAGCCAGTATTAGCTAACCTAACCGCTAAAATGAGTCAAGATGCAGACATGTACCCTCGTCATTTACCTGATTTATATCAAGGGGAACCTGTCATGATCAGCTACTTTAGCGAGCAAACTCCAGATAAAATGCTCATTTCAGGTGTATTACGCCAGCAAGACTGGCAGCAAACGCTTACGCTACAACACAGTGGGCAACAGTCAGGTTTATCTACCTTATGGGCTCGTCGGAAAATTGCCCAACTTTCTAGAGATAAATATAAAGGTAAAGATGCAACCATAATCAATGAACAAATTTTAGAGACTGCGATGGAACACCATTTAGTCAGTGAAATGACAAGCTTAGTCGCAATAGATATAACACCATCCGCAAAGGTACCAAGCTCAGACCGAGTCATCAAAAACCAACGACCTAAAGGCCAACAAGGTATGCTGCCACAAACAGCAACCCCCGCTTTATTACAAGCATTGATAGCCTTATTCTTTTTAGCTCTCGCCTTGGGTGTCACCTTACTGAATAACACGCGCCGATGAAATCACTAACCATGAACAAACACAAAGCAATAATTGTTACCTGCTGTTTCATTAGTGCTTTATTTTTTGCGTCAAGTATGTACATACACGCTAAAGCAATATTTGCACAATGGTTAATTGCAAACGCTTGGACCGCAACATTATCAACAGGTAAACAACAGCCACCGTGGTCATGGGCGGATACTTATCCAGTTGCTAAAATATCCTTGCAAAAAAAACGTTATTACTTGTTAGCAGGCGTGACAGGAAGAACGCTAGCCTTTGGCCCTGGACATATGAGTAGCACACCGCTACCAGGGGAGGTGGGTAATACTGTCATAGCCGGTCATCGTGATACCCATTTTGCACAACTTGAACACCTGACTTTTAATGATACTTTAACCGTAGAAACACTCAGGGGTAAGTTTACCTATCAAATCATCGATATTAGCATCGTACACGAACAAGACATGAGCGTTACCGCTGCAAGCAATAACGACACCCTGACCTTAATCACCTGCTACCCATTTGATTCATTATCGCCTAATACTCAATGGCGTTATGTAATACAGGCAACGTTACAAAAGCAAGGTAATAACAGCGCAGATGTTTAAGGTGCTGCTAACGCCATGGCAATTTTTTCAATGCCATATGATGGCGTAAAACGTTTACGCTCTTCAAAGCCAAACTTTTGATATAACGTTATCGCAGGAATATTCACTACAGCCGTTTCCACGCTTACCGAGTGATAGCTAAAATGCGCTAGAATAAACGTCAGTAATTTACCAGCGATGCCTTTTCTAAAATGATCAGGATCAACCACTAAACTTTCAATGGCTAAATGTTTGTTAGCAAAGCTAACTTCAATAACAGCCGCAAGGTTACTATTATCAAAAAAGCCATAAAATAGCGTTTTAGAATGGGCAATATCTTCAATAGAACGCTGTAGCGGAGGAAAATCACTGACGCCAATTAATTGCGCCTCTATCAAATAAGAGCGCTGAAAAGTACGATGGATTTGCTGAGCAATACGCTCATTTATTGGTG
The Thalassotalea hakodatensis genome window above contains:
- a CDS encoding marine proteobacterial sortase target protein; the protein is MNTHTRLIITLVILTIALSASFYLNGKHSESTSQFNVDLSYKTVSSSKPLLQVEQYGQVQQGSFFLQQENKQGYLLSPLLDTKVDITVTGLIARAVVTQQFTNSTNDWVNGIYVFPLPENAAVDHLTMDIGDRTIVGKIQPKQKARKLYQQAKSDGKKASLLVQNRSNLFTNHVANIGPGDTIRVTIEYQQAITFENNMFSLRFPTTVTQRYLPASPLNSEQKSIDESGWGITQPTFNNNTVDAQEEAAPPMHKVAMNITLNSGFELNNIESEQHPIITNKVTSSQYKVQLEQDMIANQDFVLQWQAKPTHQPTAAHFSQTTENGHYGMIMLMPPQLTDNATPLNREVVFVIDTSGSMAGTSIKQAKNALAWAISDLAATDTFNVIAFNSTANKVFQHSMPANRAYKNSAMQYIEQLNANGGTEILSALQLSLGHQRPNPARIRQVIFITDGAVGNEAELFTYINNHLNQSRLFTVGIGSAPNSYFMTEAALMGKGTYTYVNSVNTVQAKMKQLFGKLKQPVLANLTAKMSQDADMYPRHLPDLYQGEPVMISYFSEQTPDKMLISGVLRQQDWQQTLTLQHSGQQSGLSTLWARRKIAQLSRDKYKGKDATIINEQILETAMEHHLVSEMTSLVAIDITPSAKVPSSDRVIKNQRPKGQQGMLPQTATPALLQALIALFFLALALGVTLLNNTRR
- a CDS encoding class GN sortase — protein: MNKHKAIIVTCCFISALFFASSMYIHAKAIFAQWLIANAWTATLSTGKQQPPWSWADTYPVAKISLQKKRYYLLAGVTGRTLAFGPGHMSSTPLPGEVGNTVIAGHRDTHFAQLEHLTFNDTLTVETLRGKFTYQIIDISIVHEQDMSVTAASNNDTLTLITCYPFDSLSPNTQWRYVIQATLQKQGNNSADV
- a CDS encoding GNAT family N-acetyltransferase, which translates into the protein MIEALAPINERIAQQIHRTFQRSYLIEAQLIGVSDFPPLQRSIEDIAHSKTLFYGFFDNSNLAAVIEVSFANKHLAIESLVVDPDHFRKGIAGKLLTFILAHFSYHSVSVETAVVNIPAITLYQKFGFEERKRFTPSYGIEKIAMALAAP